From SAR202 cluster bacterium, a single genomic window includes:
- a CDS encoding N-acyl homoserine lactonase family protein — MANLDVLTYGFSFVSDQGLFGWSTVSLVTMGETRILVDTGPASRKPLVFKALQAKGLEPADIDVVILAHLHWDHSQNADMFSNARIVVNARELDYARRPNPADLHMAKPVADMVAKMKVNPVDDGDRIMDGLSVISTPGHTKGHMSVIAELDGERVLVAGDAMPDGGTLKRGIPYNVFWDVSDARDSVQKIRSSSDVFCPGHDRPFRLENNEVKYLHGPTKVEVWTSNEGGAPSSLTYTVHAVRPANIDIVQK; from the coding sequence ATGGCTAACCTTGATGTGCTGACGTACGGGTTCTCGTTTGTATCGGACCAGGGGCTGTTCGGATGGTCAACGGTCTCCCTGGTAACGATGGGGGAGACCCGCATTCTGGTGGACACCGGCCCCGCGTCCCGCAAGCCCCTGGTGTTCAAAGCGCTCCAGGCCAAGGGACTGGAGCCGGCGGATATCGATGTCGTCATCCTCGCCCATCTCCACTGGGACCACTCCCAGAATGCGGACATGTTCTCAAACGCCCGCATCGTCGTGAACGCGCGTGAGCTGGACTACGCCCGCAGGCCGAATCCAGCGGACCTGCATATGGCGAAGCCCGTCGCGGACATGGTTGCGAAGATGAAGGTCAACCCGGTGGACGACGGCGACAGGATCATGGACGGCCTGTCCGTCATATCCACCCCCGGCCACACGAAGGGCCACATGAGCGTGATCGCCGAGCTGGACGGCGAGAGGGTGCTGGTTGCCGGAGACGCGATGCCGGACGGCGGCACGCTCAAGCGCGGCATACCCTACAACGTATTCTGGGACGTGTCGGACGCGAGGGACAGCGTGCAAAAAATCCGCAGCTCGTCCGATGTCTTCTGCCCCGGCCACGACCGCCCGTTCCGGCTGGAGAACAATGAGGTAAAGTACCTCCACGGCCCCACAAAGGTAGAGGTGTGGACCAGCAACGAAGGCGGCGCGCCATCATCCCTTACCTACACCGTCCACGCCGTCCGCCCTGCCAACATAGACATCGTGCAGAAGTAG